A portion of the Chlamydia caviae GPIC genome contains these proteins:
- a CDS encoding CPBP family intramembrane glutamic endopeptidase, with the protein MMHSWLVLLALLALAAVVSRNFFSWPKPSEKTPLQLRHILAGVVLLFLPGLLPFITGSHSHTTARSLHGVFLTCAYIFYLLGLPIEVTRSVIYSGNKPGATFLHAVSSAIRMWIIVIPITQIIGLVLNKGLALILPIEALQEQTLTQEVQDTLTSTAHDRGFILSLGMLVPFAEEIFFRGFLQTFLKNKMNRVYALLYSSVIFALTHVEHSWGSLVFVPVLFIFSLFTGFLYEKERHIAAPIVLHMLFNATNIGMLSV; encoded by the coding sequence ATGATGCATTCTTGGTTAGTCCTTCTTGCACTTCTAGCTTTAGCAGCTGTTGTATCAAGAAATTTTTTTAGTTGGCCAAAACCCTCAGAAAAAACTCCATTACAGCTACGACATATTCTTGCTGGAGTTGTTCTTTTGTTTCTTCCTGGTCTGCTTCCTTTTATTACAGGATCGCATTCTCATACCACTGCACGATCATTGCATGGGGTTTTTCTAACCTGTGCTTATATTTTCTATCTTCTAGGGCTACCTATTGAAGTTACACGTAGTGTAATTTACTCAGGGAATAAGCCTGGAGCGACATTTTTACATGCGGTATCTTCTGCTATACGGATGTGGATTATTGTCATTCCCATTACCCAGATCATTGGTTTGGTGCTGAATAAAGGGCTAGCACTCATTTTGCCTATAGAGGCGTTACAAGAACAAACGTTGACTCAGGAAGTTCAAGATACCTTAACCTCTACCGCGCATGATCGGGGATTTATTCTAAGTTTAGGCATGTTGGTTCCTTTTGCTGAGGAGATATTCTTCAGAGGGTTTTTACAAACCTTTTTAAAAAATAAAATGAATAGAGTTTATGCTCTCTTATACTCTTCGGTCATCTTTGCTCTTACTCATGTAGAGCATTCTTGGGGAAGTTTGGTATTTGTTCCTGTTCTTTTCATTTTTTCTCTATTTACGGGATTTCTTTATGAAAAAGAACGTCATATTGCTGCACCTATAGTATTGCATATGCTATTCAATGCGACGAATATCGGAATGTTATCGGTGTAA
- a CDS encoding enoyl-[acyl-carrier-protein] reductase: MLKIDLTGKVAFIAGIGDDQGYGWGIAKVLAEAGATIIVGTWVPIYKIFSQSWDLGKFDESRKLSDGSLLEIKKVYPMDASFDKPEDVPQDITENKRYKGISGYTISEVVEQVTKDFGHIDILIHSLANSPEISKPLLETSRKGYLAALSTSSYSLVSLLAHFGPIMHPGGSSISLTYLASSRAVPGYGGGMSAAKAALESDTKMLAWEAGRKWGIRVNTISAGPLASRAGKAIGFIEQMVDYYLDWTPIPNPMTTEQVGAAAAFLVSPLASAITGETLYVDHGANIMGIGPEMLPKNS, from the coding sequence ATGTTAAAGATCGATTTAACTGGCAAAGTAGCTTTTATAGCGGGCATTGGTGATGATCAGGGCTATGGCTGGGGAATCGCTAAAGTACTAGCAGAAGCAGGAGCTACTATTATTGTAGGCACCTGGGTACCTATTTATAAAATCTTCTCCCAATCTTGGGATTTAGGAAAATTTGACGAATCAAGAAAGCTATCCGATGGAAGCCTCTTAGAAATCAAAAAAGTCTATCCTATGGATGCAAGCTTTGATAAACCTGAAGATGTTCCTCAAGATATTACGGAAAACAAACGTTACAAAGGGATCTCAGGATATACTATTTCTGAGGTTGTTGAGCAAGTAACAAAGGATTTCGGTCATATTGATATTTTAATCCATTCCCTAGCGAATAGTCCGGAAATTTCTAAACCACTTTTAGAAACATCACGCAAAGGTTATCTAGCAGCATTAAGCACTTCGAGTTATTCTCTAGTGAGTTTATTAGCCCACTTCGGCCCCATTATGCATCCCGGAGGCAGCAGCATTTCCTTAACTTATTTAGCTTCTTCACGTGCCGTACCTGGCTATGGAGGCGGCATGAGCGCTGCAAAAGCTGCATTAGAAAGTGATACGAAAATGCTTGCTTGGGAAGCAGGAAGAAAATGGGGCATTCGTGTAAATACCATTTCTGCAGGGCCTCTAGCGAGCCGTGCAGGGAAAGCCATCGGGTTTATTGAACAAATGGTAGATTACTACTTAGATTGGACTCCAATCCCCAACCCTATGACAACAGAACAGGTCGGGGCTGCTGCTGCATTTTTAGTTTCCCCTCTTGCCAGTGCAATTACCGGAGAAACTCTCTATGTAGATCATGGAGCAAATATTATGGGAATTGGCCCTGAAATGCTTCCTAAGAATTCCTAA
- a CDS encoding ABC transporter ATP-binding protein has protein sequence MKLLLKAVLRHKKHLTLLGFSLLAILGLTVSSQAEIFSLSIIAKTGPDAFVLFARKEKNRLVKASQLSQEQILERWSDISPDSDTITSAQANAYISRYGRGTTSITSKLSRLISQYIDLSRFGSLALFLVIVAIFKAVTLFFQRFLSQVVSIRVSCDLRRDYFKALQKLPMTFFHAHDMGNLSSRVVTDSTCIAQAVNSLMVNYVQAPITLTLALAVCLSISWKFSLLVCIAFPILILPIVIIARKIKALAKRIQKNQDKFSSVLLDFLAGIVTVKVFRTESFAFKKYCDQNSQIAALEEKSAAYGLLPRPLLHTIASLFFAFVVIIGLYKFNIPPEELIVFCGLLYLIYDPVKKFGDENTTIMKGCAAAERFYEVLSHPDLHNESEDSKEFLGLVKNIEFRDVSFSYTNQKTVLKELNFTINKGEAIGIVGPTGSGKTTISKLLPRLYEVTQGEILLDGVSIKDYSKSSLRNHIGCVLQNPFLFYDTIWNNLTCGKDIPEDDVIHALKQAYAYEFVQKMPQGVHSLLEESGKNLSGGQQQRLTIARALLKNASILILDEATSSLDAISENYIKEIIGQLKGQCTQIIIAHKLSTLEYVDRVIYLEHGEKVAEGVKDELLSSCPAFLKMWELSGTKDWESSASAELITPLSLS, from the coding sequence ATGAAACTTCTTCTGAAAGCGGTCCTGAGGCATAAAAAGCATCTTACGTTATTAGGTTTTTCCCTACTTGCTATTTTAGGACTCACGGTATCTTCTCAAGCAGAGATTTTTTCTTTAAGTATTATAGCAAAAACAGGACCTGACGCTTTTGTTCTTTTCGCCCGCAAGGAAAAAAATCGCCTTGTAAAGGCTTCCCAGTTAAGCCAAGAGCAGATTTTAGAGAGATGGTCAGATATCTCTCCAGATTCTGATACGATAACTTCCGCGCAGGCAAATGCCTATATTTCTCGTTATGGTAGGGGAACCACATCCATAACCAGTAAGTTATCACGTCTTATTTCTCAGTACATAGATCTCTCGCGTTTCGGCTCTTTAGCTTTATTTTTAGTAATTGTAGCCATTTTCAAAGCTGTGACTTTGTTCTTTCAGAGATTCCTTTCTCAAGTGGTTTCTATTCGTGTAAGCTGTGATCTTCGTAGAGACTATTTCAAAGCTCTACAAAAGCTTCCCATGACATTTTTCCATGCTCACGATATGGGAAATCTTAGTAGCCGTGTGGTTACCGATTCCACATGTATTGCTCAAGCAGTAAATTCGTTAATGGTGAACTATGTTCAAGCTCCGATAACCCTCACACTAGCTTTAGCAGTATGTTTATCGATATCCTGGAAGTTTTCTCTTTTAGTATGCATTGCTTTTCCTATATTGATTCTTCCTATTGTGATCATTGCTAGAAAAATCAAAGCTTTAGCAAAGAGAATACAGAAAAATCAGGATAAGTTTTCTTCGGTACTTTTAGATTTCCTCGCAGGAATTGTCACTGTAAAGGTCTTTCGTACGGAGTCTTTTGCTTTTAAGAAGTATTGTGATCAAAATAGTCAAATTGCCGCTTTGGAAGAAAAAAGTGCAGCCTACGGTTTACTTCCTCGGCCACTATTGCATACGATAGCCTCGCTATTTTTCGCTTTCGTGGTGATTATTGGTCTTTATAAGTTCAATATTCCTCCTGAAGAGCTTATTGTATTCTGTGGATTGTTATACCTTATCTACGATCCTGTGAAGAAATTTGGAGATGAAAACACAACTATTATGAAAGGTTGTGCTGCTGCAGAAAGATTTTATGAGGTGCTTTCTCATCCCGATCTTCATAATGAATCTGAAGATAGTAAGGAATTCTTGGGTTTAGTAAAAAATATAGAATTTCGTGATGTTTCGTTTTCTTATACTAATCAGAAAACGGTGCTTAAAGAGCTGAACTTTACTATTAATAAAGGTGAGGCCATCGGTATTGTTGGTCCTACAGGAAGTGGGAAAACAACGATTAGTAAACTGCTTCCAAGGCTATATGAAGTAACACAGGGAGAGATTCTTTTAGATGGAGTTTCTATTAAAGACTATAGCAAATCTTCTCTTAGGAATCATATCGGCTGTGTTTTACAAAATCCGTTTCTCTTTTACGATACTATTTGGAATAACCTTACCTGCGGTAAGGATATTCCTGAAGACGATGTCATCCATGCGTTAAAGCAAGCGTACGCTTACGAATTCGTTCAAAAAATGCCTCAAGGGGTGCATAGCCTTCTTGAAGAATCTGGAAAAAATCTTTCCGGAGGACAACAGCAAAGGTTAACTATAGCGCGCGCCTTGTTGAAAAATGCTTCCATCTTGATTTTAGATGAAGCTACATCTTCTCTAGATGCTATTAGCGAAAACTATATCAAAGAGATCATCGGCCAGCTAAAAGGTCAGTGTACGCAGATAATCATTGCTCATAAGCTCTCCACTCTTGAATACGTAGATAGGGTAATTTATCTAGAACATGGTGAGAAAGTAGCAGAGGGAGTGAAAGATGAGCTTTTGTCCTCATGTCCCGCCTTTTTGAAAATGTGGGAATTATCGGGAACTAAAGACTGGGAATCCTCTGCAAGTGCTGAGTTGATAACACCGCTATCTCTTAGCTAA
- a CDS encoding HAD-IIB family hydrolase, which translates to MDKLLITDIDGTITHLPHHLDPEIIKSLHQLYYSGWQIFFLTGRYFSYARQLFRDFSVPYLLGCQNGACVWSSEEERFLYFQDIPHEILHILEMYVEDSDVVFSIEAGAKNQDQYYRFTSYPSEEDLLRHLDPVYFPNAEDRARLIETKKLSEDYPYEMFAVAKIFGKKSEVEKIQARMHQSKELTASLRMTFMRWPFDFDYAILFMTDKAVSKGYAVDRVVDLVYEGQKPFIMASGDDANDIDLIERGDFKIVMNTAPKHMHAAADCLASPAKDLGILPAWEAGVEMYQRIRNS; encoded by the coding sequence ATGGATAAATTACTGATTACGGATATCGACGGTACGATTACACATCTTCCGCATCATTTAGATCCTGAAATTATTAAGAGCTTGCATCAGCTGTATTATTCTGGATGGCAGATATTCTTCCTTACAGGAAGGTATTTTTCTTACGCGCGTCAGTTATTTCGAGATTTTTCAGTTCCCTATTTATTAGGGTGCCAAAACGGTGCTTGTGTTTGGTCCTCTGAAGAAGAGAGATTTCTCTATTTTCAAGATATTCCCCATGAGATTTTACATATATTAGAGATGTATGTGGAAGATAGCGATGTGGTTTTTTCTATAGAAGCTGGAGCTAAGAATCAAGATCAGTATTATCGGTTTACATCTTATCCTAGTGAGGAAGATTTATTGCGTCATTTAGATCCTGTATATTTCCCCAACGCAGAAGATAGAGCACGATTAATAGAAACAAAAAAGCTTTCCGAAGACTATCCCTATGAGATGTTTGCCGTGGCAAAAATTTTTGGTAAAAAAAGCGAAGTAGAGAAAATACAAGCGAGAATGCATCAATCTAAAGAGTTAACTGCTAGTCTAAGGATGACCTTCATGCGTTGGCCTTTTGATTTTGATTATGCGATCTTATTTATGACGGATAAAGCAGTATCTAAGGGATATGCTGTTGATCGTGTTGTAGATTTGGTCTATGAAGGTCAAAAGCCTTTTATCATGGCTTCTGGAGATGATGCTAATGATATTGATTTGATAGAGCGTGGGGATTTTAAGATCGTGATGAATACAGCTCCAAAACATATGCACGCTGCAGCAGATTGCCTTGCCTCCCCAGCGAAAGATTTAGGGATTCTTCCCGCTTGGGAGGCAGGTGTAGAAATGTATCAAAGAATTAGGAATTCTTAG
- a CDS encoding YbjN domain-containing protein — MTTWSLNQNNLSKYLTHAGLEPLLERESGLTYINIQAGDHELPLFFVIRSEGEILQMICYFPYQLYDNQKEATARLLHLLNRDVDIPGFGMDEEQGLIFYRLVIPCLNGEINETLLRVYIDTIRLVCDSFSHAIGLISSGNMNLDELKKQAAKDRKE, encoded by the coding sequence ATGACAACATGGTCTTTAAATCAAAATAATCTATCAAAATATCTCACACATGCAGGATTAGAGCCTCTTTTAGAAAGAGAAAGCGGGTTAACTTATATCAATATCCAAGCTGGAGATCATGAGCTACCTTTGTTTTTTGTGATTCGTAGTGAAGGAGAAATCCTTCAGATGATCTGCTATTTCCCCTACCAACTCTACGACAACCAAAAAGAAGCTACAGCACGTCTTCTACACTTGCTCAATAGAGATGTGGATATTCCTGGATTTGGAATGGATGAAGAACAAGGATTAATTTTTTACCGTTTGGTAATTCCTTGTCTCAATGGGGAAATTAATGAAACCCTATTGCGTGTATATATCGACACTATTAGGCTGGTTTGTGATAGTTTTTCTCATGCTATAGGTTTGATCTCTTCAGGGAACATGAATCTTGATGAATTGAAAAAACAAGCAGCTAAAGACAGAAAGGAATAA
- a CDS encoding MazG nucleotide pyrophosphohydrolase domain-containing protein — translation MKNIDFSQLIELVRKMVSDGVCPWTDHQNFDSIIGHILQECQELSEAVHEGHPMEEVTSEAGDVLTLVLLLCFKMEFLGMSSVDAIITEALAKIRRRAPHVFDSSKTISYEEARKAWALAKLEEKSRK, via the coding sequence ATGAAAAATATCGACTTTTCTCAATTAATAGAGCTTGTTAGAAAAATGGTCTCGGATGGTGTTTGTCCTTGGACAGATCATCAGAATTTTGATTCTATAATCGGCCATATTCTTCAGGAGTGTCAGGAATTATCCGAAGCTGTTCATGAGGGACATCCCATGGAGGAGGTCACTTCAGAAGCTGGAGACGTTCTTACTCTTGTATTGTTGTTGTGCTTTAAGATGGAGTTTCTAGGAATGTCTTCGGTAGATGCAATCATTACCGAAGCTCTTGCTAAGATTCGCCGTCGTGCTCCTCATGTTTTCGATTCAAGTAAAACAATTTCTTATGAGGAGGCAAGAAAGGCTTGGGCTCTTGCCAAACTCGAAGAGAAGAGTAGAAAATAG
- a CDS encoding FliO/MopB family protein gives MPYKFFSYLTFCMDDLALGDTSNEHMGFQGMFPENMKLEMFKMLGSLILLLTLFGIGVWAFKKFLKSKGPGFGNSSTIKILDRRSLNPKTCIYIIRVVNKILVIAESGEKITLLSEFPPDTDINELLQKNEKKEHASTSDFLSKSIRKFHKNKKVDSPQISNPTDKEF, from the coding sequence ATGCCTTATAAATTTTTTTCTTATCTAACATTTTGTATGGACGATCTTGCTCTTGGGGATACCTCTAATGAGCACATGGGTTTTCAAGGAATGTTTCCAGAAAATATGAAGCTGGAAATGTTTAAGATGTTAGGATCGTTAATACTACTTCTTACGCTATTTGGCATTGGCGTTTGGGCATTTAAAAAGTTCTTAAAATCGAAAGGTCCCGGCTTTGGAAACTCTTCAACAATTAAAATTCTTGATAGACGCTCCTTAAATCCAAAAACTTGTATCTACATCATTCGCGTTGTAAATAAAATTCTCGTCATTGCAGAATCAGGAGAAAAAATTACACTACTGTCAGAATTTCCTCCCGACACAGATATCAATGAACTCCTACAAAAAAATGAGAAAAAAGAACACGCATCTACTTCTGATTTTCTTAGCAAAAGCATACGGAAATTTCATAAGAATAAAAAAGTAGATAGTCCTCAGATCTCTAATCCTACTGACAAAGAATTTTAA
- the mutY gene encoding A/G-specific adenine glycosylase: MVKIAFSERAKKFPVEKLKQWFTDNKRSFPWRDNPSPYNVWVSEVMLQQTRAEVVVKYFIEWMERFPTIESLATAKEEDVIKAWEGLGYYTRVRNLLHGARMVMKDFGGELPDDPLDLMQIKGLGPYTVHAILAFAFKRRTAAVDGNVLRVISRVFLIDASIDLESTKTWVFRITLSLLPAKDPQIITEALIELGACICKRVPKCEICPLNAMCGAYKEGRQKSLPIRHARKKTVTLFRWVAIVLYEDSIVLEQRKPEEMMAGLYEFPYIEVESFDDFSDIEGLIQEMGERVGTPLVFHGEIEEQRHAFTHYKVRLIPRIFRAKFKPKPELLYPLKGLDSLPFSSGHRKIKAWLLENAYIVSNPELVKV; the protein is encoded by the coding sequence ATGGTAAAGATAGCTTTTTCTGAAAGAGCGAAAAAATTTCCTGTAGAAAAGTTAAAACAATGGTTTACAGACAATAAACGTAGCTTCCCATGGAGAGACAATCCTTCTCCCTATAATGTCTGGGTTTCCGAAGTGATGCTCCAGCAAACACGAGCAGAAGTTGTAGTAAAGTATTTTATTGAATGGATGGAGAGATTTCCGACTATAGAATCTTTAGCCACAGCTAAAGAAGAAGATGTCATTAAGGCTTGGGAGGGTTTGGGGTATTATACCCGCGTGCGCAACCTTTTGCATGGAGCGCGCATGGTGATGAAGGATTTTGGGGGAGAGCTTCCTGATGATCCTTTAGATTTAATGCAGATCAAGGGGCTAGGTCCGTATACGGTACATGCGATTTTAGCTTTTGCTTTTAAAAGAAGAACGGCCGCGGTAGATGGCAATGTTTTGCGGGTAATCAGTAGGGTATTTTTGATAGATGCTTCTATAGATTTAGAATCTACTAAAACTTGGGTATTTAGGATTACCTTATCTCTTTTACCTGCTAAAGATCCACAGATAATTACGGAAGCTTTAATAGAGCTTGGAGCGTGTATTTGTAAACGTGTGCCCAAGTGTGAAATTTGTCCTTTAAACGCTATGTGTGGAGCTTATAAAGAAGGGAGACAAAAATCTCTTCCTATACGTCATGCTAGGAAAAAAACAGTGACACTATTTCGTTGGGTAGCGATTGTTCTTTATGAAGATTCTATTGTTCTTGAACAGAGAAAACCTGAAGAGATGATGGCTGGTTTATATGAATTTCCTTATATAGAGGTTGAGTCTTTTGATGATTTTTCGGATATAGAGGGGCTTATCCAAGAAATGGGGGAACGTGTGGGAACTCCTCTGGTATTTCATGGGGAAATAGAGGAACAGCGTCACGCATTTACACATTATAAGGTACGCCTTATTCCAAGAATCTTCCGTGCAAAATTTAAACCCAAGCCTGAGCTTCTTTATCCTTTAAAAGGATTAGACTCGTTGCCTTTTTCTTCTGGACATAGGAAAATCAAGGCTTGGTTATTAGAGAATGCTTACATTGTTTCTAATCCTGAACTTGTGAAGGTTTAA
- a CDS encoding putative quorum-sensing-regulated virulence factor, translating into MTALIFYDTETTGTQIDKDRIIEIAAYNNVTKQSFVTYVNPEIPIPEEASKIHGITTSTVSSAPKFPEAYKQFCDFCGNEAILVAHNNDSFDFPLLEKECRRHSLEPLSLRTIDSLKWAQKYRPDLPKHNLQYLRQVYGFAENQAHRALDDVITLYNVFSALIGDLSAEQVLALMEESQHPKAFKMPFGKYRGKPLTEVPASYIQWLENQGNLDKDMKAAIDLMKQMT; encoded by the coding sequence ATGACAGCACTAATTTTTTACGATACGGAGACTACAGGAACTCAGATAGATAAAGATCGTATCATAGAAATTGCTGCCTATAACAATGTCACTAAACAATCCTTTGTAACCTATGTAAATCCTGAAATTCCTATTCCTGAGGAAGCATCAAAAATTCATGGGATTACGACATCAACAGTAAGTTCCGCTCCAAAATTTCCAGAAGCCTACAAGCAATTCTGTGATTTTTGTGGTAATGAAGCCATTCTTGTTGCACATAACAACGATAGTTTTGACTTCCCACTACTTGAAAAGGAATGCCGTAGGCATTCCTTGGAACCTTTATCCCTACGGACAATAGACTCATTAAAATGGGCACAAAAATATCGCCCCGACTTACCAAAACATAATTTACAATACCTACGTCAAGTATATGGTTTTGCAGAAAATCAAGCCCACCGTGCTTTAGACGATGTCATTACCCTATACAATGTATTTTCTGCGCTTATTGGCGATCTCTCTGCAGAGCAGGTGCTGGCTCTAATGGAAGAGAGCCAGCATCCTAAAGCTTTTAAAATGCCTTTTGGCAAATACAGAGGGAAACCTCTCACTGAGGTTCCCGCATCTTATATCCAATGGTTGGAAAACCAAGGCAACCTAGATAAAGATATGAAAGCTGCTATCGATTTAATGAAACAAATGACATGA
- a CDS encoding RluA family pseudouridine synthase, with protein MKEFSWVADHVERLSSFLRSQLPDYKKHIILDSVRYHGCRVNGHVERFESYKVQPGDHITLTLQIRSEPKMLWEDQHCCIYDKPSHISTEDLAKTTGLYTVHRLDRDTTGCILFAKSADAANALMELFKKRKIHKQYTALVFGHPKKSSGTLISHTAPKSRRCGAVIFGNTNKDCGKLTITNWSVLSTYKHYTLIRCEPITGRTHQIRLHMQTLGHPIVGDVDYGRKEQPKDVFRPLLHAHALTFTSPFSQEKVDAVASSSGDPRQAAPHLLQKR; from the coding sequence ATGAAAGAATTTTCTTGGGTTGCTGATCATGTAGAAAGATTATCATCTTTCCTACGTTCACAGCTCCCCGACTATAAAAAACATATCATTCTTGATTCGGTGCGTTATCACGGTTGTCGTGTAAACGGTCATGTCGAACGGTTCGAATCTTACAAAGTTCAACCTGGAGATCATATCACCCTCACCTTGCAAATAAGATCAGAGCCAAAAATGCTGTGGGAAGATCAGCATTGTTGTATTTATGACAAACCTTCTCATATCTCTACGGAAGATCTGGCAAAAACAACGGGACTCTATACCGTCCATAGGCTAGATAGGGATACTACAGGATGCATCCTATTTGCCAAAAGTGCAGATGCTGCTAATGCCCTCATGGAATTGTTTAAAAAACGAAAAATACATAAACAATACACTGCTTTAGTTTTTGGTCACCCAAAAAAATCTTCGGGAACGTTAATTTCTCACACAGCTCCCAAGTCACGCCGTTGCGGCGCTGTAATTTTTGGAAATACAAATAAAGATTGTGGGAAATTAACAATTACAAACTGGTCGGTGTTGAGTACTTATAAGCACTACACTTTAATACGCTGTGAACCAATTACAGGAAGAACGCATCAGATTCGTCTGCATATGCAAACTCTCGGACATCCCATTGTTGGCGATGTAGATTATGGCAGGAAAGAACAACCAAAAGATGTATTTCGTCCTCTACTCCATGCACACGCTTTAACCTTTACATCGCCATTTTCTCAAGAAAAGGTAGATGCGGTAGCCTCCTCATCCGGAGATCCTAGACAAGCAGCCCCACATCTACTACAAAAACGTTAA
- a CDS encoding acetyl-CoA carboxylase carboxyltransferase subunit alpha: MELLPHEKQVVEYEKTIAEFKEKNKKNSLLSSSEIQKLERRLDKLKEKIYSDLTPWERVQICRHPSRPRSVNYIEGMCEEFVELCGDRTFRDDPAVVGGLAKIQGQRFMLIGQEKGCDTASRVHRNFGMLCPEGFRKALRLAKMAEKFGLPIVFLVDTPGAFPGLTAEERGQGWAIANNLFQLARLKTPIIVLVIGEGCSGGALGMAIGDVIAMLEHSYYSVISPEGCASILWKDPKKNSEAAAMLKMHGEDLKQFAIVDVVIKEPVGGAHHDPAAVYRNVQNFILQEWLRLKDLSIEDLLEKRYQKFRTIGLYETSSESGPEA; this comes from the coding sequence ATGGAGCTTCTTCCCCACGAAAAACAAGTGGTAGAGTACGAGAAAACGATAGCCGAGTTCAAAGAAAAAAATAAAAAAAATTCTTTACTCTCATCCTCAGAGATACAGAAATTGGAAAGGCGTTTAGATAAGTTAAAAGAGAAGATTTACTCCGATTTGACACCATGGGAACGTGTGCAGATTTGTCGGCATCCCTCGCGTCCTCGATCTGTGAACTACATTGAGGGGATGTGTGAGGAATTTGTCGAGCTTTGTGGAGATCGTACGTTCCGTGATGATCCTGCCGTTGTTGGGGGATTGGCTAAGATCCAAGGCCAACGTTTCATGCTTATTGGTCAGGAAAAGGGATGTGATACTGCTTCTCGTGTGCATAGAAACTTTGGGATGCTTTGTCCCGAGGGTTTCCGCAAGGCATTACGTCTAGCAAAAATGGCTGAGAAGTTTGGTCTGCCGATTGTTTTCTTAGTAGACACCCCAGGAGCTTTTCCTGGACTTACGGCTGAGGAACGTGGCCAGGGATGGGCCATTGCTAATAATCTTTTCCAATTAGCTAGATTAAAAACCCCGATCATTGTTCTTGTTATTGGTGAGGGGTGTTCTGGAGGTGCTTTAGGCATGGCAATCGGAGATGTGATTGCGATGTTAGAGCACTCTTACTATTCTGTAATTTCTCCTGAAGGTTGTGCTTCTATTCTTTGGAAAGACCCAAAAAAGAATAGTGAAGCGGCTGCTATGTTAAAAATGCATGGTGAGGATCTCAAGCAATTTGCTATTGTGGATGTTGTAATTAAGGAGCCGGTAGGTGGTGCACACCACGATCCAGCTGCTGTATATCGCAATGTTCAAAATTTCATACTTCAGGAGTGGTTACGATTAAAAGACCTATCGATAGAAGATTTATTAGAAAAGCGGTATCAGAAATTTCGAACTATAGGTCTCTATGAAACTTCTTCTGAAAGCGGTCCTGAGGCATAA
- a CDS encoding 1,4-dihydroxy-6-naphthoate synthase, giving the protein MILSAAFSPCPNDIYLFRSFLERHEGFSLLDQITIADIATLNELALQHRYSLIKISAALLPKVADHYTLMKVGTIIGHGVGPLVLASDPKSPLRSIATPGETTTAHLLCRIFYPEAKLVPMKYSEIIAAILRGDVNAGAVIHEERFSYGAQLFLKADLGALWEKKTQLPLPLGCLVVSKTLPQTVVDILTLALRKSLFLALKDPKGSENKALEYSRNKDTSVINKFIATYVNDDTLVLSNSGEQSLYTLSNYVSCFI; this is encoded by the coding sequence ATGATCCTCTCAGCTGCTTTTTCACCCTGCCCTAATGATATTTACTTATTTCGTTCTTTTTTAGAACGTCATGAAGGTTTTTCCTTATTAGATCAAATTACCATAGCAGATATTGCAACATTAAACGAATTAGCTTTGCAACATCGCTATTCCCTAATAAAAATATCCGCAGCGTTATTGCCAAAAGTCGCTGATCACTACACCCTTATGAAAGTAGGGACAATTATTGGTCATGGTGTAGGTCCTTTAGTGCTAGCTTCGGATCCTAAGTCACCTTTACGATCCATAGCCACGCCTGGGGAAACAACAACAGCTCACCTTCTCTGTAGGATATTCTACCCTGAAGCAAAGCTTGTTCCTATGAAATACAGTGAGATTATCGCTGCCATTTTACGTGGTGACGTAAATGCAGGAGCAGTCATTCATGAAGAAAGATTTAGCTATGGCGCGCAACTATTTTTAAAAGCCGATCTTGGTGCGTTATGGGAAAAGAAAACACAACTTCCTCTCCCTTTAGGGTGTCTTGTTGTATCAAAAACACTTCCACAAACTGTTGTTGATATTTTAACCCTAGCGTTAAGAAAATCTCTATTTCTAGCATTAAAAGATCCTAAAGGTTCTGAAAATAAAGCTTTGGAATACTCTAGAAATAAAGATACCTCAGTTATTAACAAGTTCATCGCCACCTATGTAAACGATGATACTCTTGTCTTATCGAATTCAGGGGAACAATCTCTCTACACATTATCAAATTATGTCAGCTGCTTTATCTAA